A single window of Thermostichus vulcanus str. 'Rupite' DNA harbors:
- a CDS encoding peptide ABC transporter substrate-binding protein: MSFKRLKMQLVKLRLLLIPLFVVGGLLVHHWVPAQAQADDTLRLLYWQAPTLLNPHLSTGTKDFEASRLVYEPLASFDARGEMVPFLAAEIPSIENGGVAEDLSSVTWKLKSGVTWADGEPFTADDVVFTYEYISNPEVGAITSEYYTDIASVEALDPTTVKITFKEPTVAWFVPFVGTNGMIIPKHIFETYNGPNSREAPANLAPIGTGPYITEDVKPGDVIVYVANENFREEGKPFFKRVELKGGGDATSAARAVLQTGDADYAWNTQVEAAVLTQLEATGIGRIVPKPGPNMERIVINFSDPNVERDGQRSHKDVPHPFLTDLNVRKALSLAMDRQTIADQLYGVAGTPTNDYVLSPENLRANAPWEFNLEEAAKLLDEAGWVDSNNNGIRDKDGVEMRMVFQTSVNPVRQKTQEIIKQDLGKIGIDLELKSIDASIFFDSEPNNPDNLGHFYADLQMYTTGNDNPDPTGYMRRYICEEIAQKENNWSSANDSRYCNPAYDAMYAELVAMTDPDARDEQVKKMNNFLTVEDVAVIPLIDRASPAAAANSIEGIDLTPWDLEPWNIKDWTRKS, from the coding sequence ATGTCTTTTAAACGTCTGAAGATGCAGCTGGTCAAGCTGCGGCTTTTGTTGATCCCACTGTTTGTAGTGGGTGGTTTGCTCGTCCACCATTGGGTGCCAGCCCAAGCCCAAGCGGATGACACATTGCGGTTGCTCTACTGGCAAGCCCCAACCCTGTTGAATCCTCATCTTTCCACTGGTACCAAAGATTTTGAGGCCAGCCGCTTGGTATACGAACCCTTGGCCAGCTTCGATGCCCGTGGGGAAATGGTGCCTTTTCTGGCTGCCGAAATTCCCAGTATTGAAAATGGCGGTGTTGCAGAAGACTTAAGTTCGGTTACCTGGAAGCTCAAGAGTGGGGTTACCTGGGCCGATGGCGAACCCTTTACTGCCGATGATGTGGTCTTCACCTACGAATACATCTCCAACCCGGAAGTCGGAGCCATTACCTCTGAATACTATACCGATATTGCATCCGTAGAGGCTTTGGATCCCACCACAGTGAAAATCACCTTCAAAGAGCCGACGGTGGCTTGGTTTGTGCCTTTTGTGGGGACCAATGGCATGATCATTCCCAAGCATATTTTTGAAACCTACAACGGACCCAATTCCCGTGAAGCGCCTGCCAACCTGGCCCCGATTGGTACTGGGCCCTACATCACCGAAGATGTGAAACCGGGGGATGTGATCGTCTACGTGGCCAACGAGAACTTTCGCGAAGAAGGCAAACCCTTCTTTAAGCGGGTGGAACTCAAAGGTGGCGGGGATGCCACATCGGCAGCTCGGGCGGTGCTGCAAACCGGGGATGCTGACTACGCCTGGAACACCCAAGTGGAAGCAGCCGTGCTGACCCAGTTGGAAGCGACTGGCATTGGTCGAATTGTGCCCAAGCCTGGCCCTAACATGGAGCGGATCGTCATCAATTTCTCGGATCCGAACGTGGAGCGAGATGGGCAGCGCTCCCACAAGGATGTGCCGCATCCGTTCTTGACGGATTTAAATGTGCGCAAGGCCCTGAGTCTAGCGATGGATCGTCAAACCATTGCCGATCAACTCTACGGTGTGGCCGGGACTCCCACCAACGACTATGTGCTCTCGCCGGAGAACCTGCGGGCCAATGCTCCTTGGGAATTTAACCTAGAAGAGGCGGCCAAGCTGCTGGATGAAGCCGGTTGGGTGGACAGCAACAACAACGGCATCCGCGACAAAGATGGGGTGGAAATGCGCATGGTGTTTCAAACCTCCGTCAATCCGGTGCGCCAGAAAACTCAGGAGATCATCAAGCAAGACTTGGGCAAGATTGGCATTGACCTGGAGCTGAAGAGTATTGATGCCAGCATCTTCTTTGACAGTGAGCCCAACAACCCCGACAACCTCGGTCACTTCTACGCCGATTTGCAGATGTACACCACCGGCAATGACAACCCGGATCCCACCGGTTACATGCGCCGTTACATCTGCGAAGAGATCGCCCAAAAGGAAAACAACTGGTCGAGTGCCAACGATTCTCGCTACTGCAACCCCGCCTACGACGCCATGTATGCGGAACTGGTGGCGATGACCGATCCAGATGCACGGGATGAACAGGTCAAGAAGATGAACAACTTCCTGACGGTGGAGGATGTGGCGGTGATCCCGCTGATTGACCGAGCTAGTCCCGCAGCTGCTGCCAACAGCATCGAAGGGATCGACCTCACCCCTTGGGATCTGGAACCTTGGAATATCAAAGATTGGACTCGTAAGTCTTAA
- a CDS encoding malic enzyme-like NAD(P)-binding protein, which produces MTKLTPSSSYSIALRIRLPNQPGALARVTQAIADVGGNLSQIDLIQQSASETVREICVDAASHDHAQQIRAAVGSLPGVKVERVVDRTFELHRGGKLRVVGKSPLESAADLAMAYTPGVGRVSMQIATDPASVYEYTIKGNTVGIVTDGSAVLGLGDIGPEAALPVMEGKAALFKRFADIDAFPLCLATQDVEQIVATVVHLAPGFGGFNLEDISAPRCFAIESKLKSRLTLPVFHDDQHGTAIVVLAALLNALKVAKKPLEQVRIVLNGAGAAGIAVIQLLRRAGATHILACDRQGIISRSRTDLTPEKASVAVPESGSLSEALVGADVFIGVSVANALTVDMVKNMASDPIVFALANPVPEIQPELISDQVAVMATGRSDYPNQINNVLAFPGVFRGALDCRAKQINTEMCVAASEAIAALIPAEDLDRNWIIPSVFDGRVVSEVAAAVIQAARQTGVAGIL; this is translated from the coding sequence ATGACAAAACTCACCCCCAGCTCCAGCTACAGCATTGCCCTCCGCATTCGCTTGCCCAACCAACCGGGAGCCTTAGCCCGGGTGACTCAGGCGATTGCTGATGTGGGCGGTAACCTCAGCCAGATCGATCTCATCCAGCAATCTGCTTCCGAGACGGTACGGGAAATTTGCGTGGATGCTGCTAGCCATGACCATGCCCAACAGATTCGCGCTGCCGTTGGATCCCTGCCGGGGGTGAAAGTGGAACGGGTGGTGGATCGCACCTTCGAACTGCATCGTGGCGGCAAGCTGCGGGTGGTGGGCAAAAGCCCGCTGGAGAGTGCTGCCGATCTGGCGATGGCCTATACGCCGGGGGTGGGTCGGGTTTCCATGCAGATTGCAACGGATCCCGCCTCTGTGTACGAGTACACTATCAAGGGCAATACGGTTGGCATTGTTACCGACGGCAGCGCCGTGTTGGGGTTGGGGGATATCGGCCCAGAAGCGGCCCTGCCGGTGATGGAGGGGAAGGCGGCTCTGTTCAAGCGCTTTGCCGATATCGATGCTTTCCCGCTGTGTTTGGCCACCCAGGATGTGGAGCAGATCGTCGCAACGGTAGTGCATCTGGCCCCTGGTTTTGGCGGCTTTAATCTGGAGGACATCAGCGCTCCCCGTTGCTTTGCCATTGAGTCGAAGCTGAAGTCTCGCCTCACCCTGCCGGTATTTCACGATGACCAGCATGGGACAGCAATTGTGGTGTTGGCGGCGTTGCTCAACGCCTTGAAGGTGGCGAAAAAGCCTCTGGAGCAGGTGCGCATCGTTTTGAATGGGGCGGGTGCAGCCGGTATTGCGGTGATTCAACTGTTGCGCCGAGCAGGGGCCACCCACATCCTCGCCTGCGATCGACAGGGGATCATCAGCCGCTCTCGTACCGATTTAACACCGGAAAAAGCCAGTGTCGCCGTCCCAGAAAGCGGATCCCTATCGGAAGCCCTGGTGGGGGCGGATGTGTTCATTGGGGTGAGTGTGGCCAATGCCCTGACGGTGGACATGGTGAAGAACATGGCCTCCGACCCTATCGTTTTCGCCTTGGCTAACCCAGTGCCAGAGATCCAACCGGAGTTGATCAGCGATCAGGTGGCGGTGATGGCGACCGGACGCAGCGATTACCCGAACCAAATCAACAATGTGCTGGCCTTTCCGGGGGTGTTTCGTGGGGCACTCGATTGTCGGGCCAAGCAGATTAATACCGAGATGTGTGTAGCGGCTTCAGAAGCGATTGCCGCCTTGATCCCCGCTGAGGATCTGGATCGCAACTGGATCATTCCCTCCGTGTTTGATGGACGGGTGGTTTCTGAGGTGGCTGCTGCCGTCATTCAGGCTGCCCGCCAAACGGGAGTGGCCGGGATCCTTTAG
- a CDS encoding ABC transporter ATP-binding protein produces the protein MVNSTSFPSGGSPSVNVSNPTSPPSSPATLLRIENLKMHFPILRGLILQRQVGSVKAVDGVSFEVRRGETLGLVGESGCGKSTTGRAILQLYRPTAGHVYFEGTDLTQLHKEELRRMRRRMQMVFQDPYASLNPRQTVGAIIGEPLTVFNVAKGKAQQDRVKELLDVVGLNPSFINRYPHEFSGGQRQRIVIARALALNPDFIVCDEPISALDVSIQAQVVNLLEALQEQFGLTYLFIAHDLSVVRHISDRVAVMYLGKVVELADRDTIYQNPLHPYTQALLSAVPIPDPEVEAKRQRIILKGDVPSPVNPPKGCHFHTRCPWVTEACRQDPPPEFRDVGGGHFVACHLVK, from the coding sequence ATGGTTAACTCCACTTCTTTTCCCAGTGGGGGAAGCCCCTCTGTCAATGTCAGTAACCCCACCTCACCTCCCTCCAGTCCAGCGACGCTACTGCGCATCGAAAACCTGAAAATGCACTTTCCCATCCTGCGGGGGTTGATTCTGCAGCGACAGGTGGGATCCGTCAAAGCGGTGGATGGGGTAAGTTTTGAGGTGCGGCGGGGGGAAACCCTGGGCTTGGTGGGGGAATCGGGCTGCGGCAAAAGCACCACCGGGCGAGCCATTTTGCAGCTGTATCGGCCTACTGCTGGCCATGTGTATTTTGAGGGCACTGACCTGACGCAACTGCACAAAGAAGAGCTGCGCCGCATGCGCCGCCGGATGCAGATGGTGTTTCAGGATCCCTATGCCTCTTTGAATCCGCGCCAGACCGTCGGAGCGATCATCGGGGAGCCGCTGACGGTCTTTAACGTGGCCAAAGGCAAAGCCCAGCAGGATCGCGTCAAAGAACTGCTGGATGTGGTTGGCCTCAACCCCAGTTTTATCAATCGCTATCCCCATGAATTTTCAGGGGGGCAACGGCAGCGGATTGTTATTGCCCGGGCCTTGGCCTTGAACCCGGATTTTATCGTCTGTGATGAGCCAATCTCGGCTTTGGATGTATCGATTCAGGCGCAGGTGGTGAATCTATTAGAGGCGCTACAGGAGCAATTTGGTCTTACCTATTTGTTCATTGCCCATGATCTAAGCGTGGTACGCCATATTTCCGACCGGGTGGCGGTGATGTACTTGGGCAAGGTAGTAGAGCTGGCGGATCGAGATACCATCTACCAAAATCCCCTTCATCCCTACACCCAAGCCCTGCTGTCTGCCGTACCCATTCCGGATCCGGAGGTGGAGGCCAAACGGCAACGGATCATTCTCAAGGGGGATGTGCCCAGCCCCGTCAACCCGCCCAAAGGATGTCACTTCCATACCCGCTGCCCTTGGGTGACCGAGGCCTGCCGTCAGGATCCCCCCCCGGAGTTTCGGGATGTGGGTGGGGGACATTTTGTCGCCTGTCATCTGGTGAAATGA
- a CDS encoding Swt1 family HEPN domain-containing protein → MAISNHERVGRALKLLHEGLYPYFEREMIAAYTQQWPLRAAAYFNKDSVAVQTSLKTDLYDFLKFMWSEWNDVFRKTLGKAERSLLSECQEIRNTWAHNPTFTTDDAYRALDTIGRILSAVSAPEADQVEKQKQELLRLRFEDRARRETRKAADAPTEGQPMTGLKPWREIATPHPDVASGRFQQAEFAADLWQVYLDEGSDEYRDPTEFFRRTYLTEGLQQLLTNALRRLSGQGGDPVIELQTNFGGGKTHAMLALYHLCQALQIADLPGAEPIFQATGLDKPPQNVNLAVLVGNKLQPSGIVPYKPEHASQNRPLIRTLWGELAWQLGGAEGYELVRQADETSTNPGDALKVLFNRFSPCLVLIDEWVSYARQLHDQNDIAGGSFDTQFTFAQTLSESAKNAKETLLVVSVPSSDIEIGGDRGKEALDRLKNAIGRVESPWRPASAEESFEIVRRRLFEPITDPSFFVQRDAVVKAFANMYRTQSQEFPSECKESDYERRMRDAYPIHPELFDRLYSDWSSLDKFQRTRGVLRLMAKVIHSLWERNDQSLMILPAHVPMDDPQVQSELTRYLEDNWLPVIDKDVDGANSLPLTLDRGNPNLGRYSACRRVTRTIYMGSAPTLRAANRGLDDRRIKLGCVQPGESVATFGDALRRLTDQATYLYVDESKRYWVSTQPNVNRTAQERAEQLLRDRHPIWEEIIKRLKSDKNRGEFSAVHVAPDSTADIPDDPTPGVRLVVLAPQHLHSKGTPDSPARQWVAQALNQRGSSPRYYKNTLLFLAPDKTKLENLERSTAQYLAWQAIVAEKEALNLDVFQSNQATTKLKQSNQDVENLLRDTYQWLLVPYQPDAQGTIEWKETRLQGQDSPILQASRKATHEGDLLPAYSATNLRLEALDRFLWRDTHHIDLKRLWEYLTQYLYLPRLKDQSVLLQAVRDGVASWADNFAYAEGFDETKGKYLGLRVATGISPSISPQNLLVKPEVAQQQLDRERREGREQGREDRERGNKPTVPASLTPPPSPLTPLPSPPSLRRFYGNVEIDAMRINRDASTIADEVIQHLTALNGATVKITLEIEAEIPEGVPDDVARTVMENCRTLKFKSQSFEQG, encoded by the coding sequence ATGGCAATTAGCAATCACGAACGAGTCGGACGCGCCCTCAAGCTGCTTCATGAAGGGCTGTATCCCTACTTTGAACGAGAAATGATCGCTGCCTACACACAGCAATGGCCATTACGGGCGGCGGCCTATTTCAACAAAGACAGTGTGGCAGTTCAAACCAGCCTCAAAACCGATCTCTACGACTTCCTCAAGTTTATGTGGAGTGAGTGGAACGACGTATTTCGCAAAACTCTCGGCAAAGCGGAACGTAGTCTTCTCTCCGAATGTCAGGAGATTCGCAACACCTGGGCACACAACCCCACCTTCACCACCGATGATGCCTACCGTGCTTTAGATACGATCGGTCGCATTCTCTCGGCTGTATCTGCCCCAGAAGCCGATCAAGTCGAAAAACAGAAACAAGAACTGCTGCGGCTGCGTTTTGAAGACCGGGCACGGCGAGAAACCCGGAAAGCAGCAGATGCACCAACGGAAGGCCAACCGATGACGGGGCTGAAACCCTGGCGCGAAATTGCCACCCCCCACCCCGATGTTGCCTCCGGTCGCTTCCAGCAAGCCGAATTTGCCGCCGACCTCTGGCAGGTCTACCTGGATGAAGGTTCCGACGAATACCGGGATCCCACCGAGTTCTTTCGGCGTACCTACCTTACGGAAGGGCTACAACAACTCCTGACCAATGCCCTACGGCGGCTAAGTGGTCAAGGCGGTGATCCCGTCATCGAACTGCAAACCAACTTCGGTGGTGGCAAAACCCACGCCATGCTCGCCCTCTATCACCTCTGCCAAGCCCTGCAAATCGCTGACCTTCCTGGTGCGGAACCCATCTTCCAGGCAACTGGCCTCGATAAACCACCCCAAAATGTCAACCTGGCGGTCTTGGTTGGCAATAAGCTCCAACCCAGTGGTATCGTCCCCTATAAACCGGAACATGCCAGTCAGAACCGGCCTCTGATCAGAACCCTCTGGGGCGAACTGGCTTGGCAACTGGGGGGAGCTGAGGGCTATGAACTGGTACGGCAAGCTGATGAAACCTCTACCAACCCTGGTGATGCTCTCAAGGTGCTGTTTAATCGCTTTTCCCCCTGTTTAGTTTTGATCGATGAATGGGTGTCCTACGCGCGGCAGCTCCACGATCAAAACGACATCGCTGGCGGTAGCTTCGATACCCAATTCACCTTTGCCCAAACCCTGAGCGAATCGGCCAAGAATGCCAAAGAGACCCTATTGGTCGTTAGCGTTCCCTCTTCTGATATTGAGATAGGCGGCGATCGCGGCAAGGAAGCCCTGGATCGCCTGAAAAATGCGATCGGTCGTGTCGAATCACCTTGGCGACCCGCCAGCGCCGAAGAAAGCTTTGAAATTGTCCGCCGTCGCCTATTTGAACCCATTACCGACCCCAGCTTTTTTGTACAGCGGGATGCGGTGGTCAAAGCCTTTGCCAATATGTATCGCACCCAAAGCCAGGAATTCCCCAGCGAGTGCAAAGAAAGCGACTACGAGCGGCGAATGCGGGATGCCTACCCCATCCATCCCGAATTGTTCGATCGCCTGTATTCCGACTGGTCTAGCCTCGACAAATTCCAGCGCACCCGTGGCGTGCTGCGGTTGATGGCTAAGGTCATCCATTCCCTCTGGGAGCGTAACGACCAAAGCCTGATGATCCTGCCTGCCCATGTGCCTATGGATGACCCACAGGTGCAGTCTGAACTCACCCGTTATCTGGAGGACAACTGGCTGCCCGTGATCGATAAGGATGTGGATGGAGCCAATTCCCTCCCCCTTACCCTCGATCGCGGTAATCCGAATCTGGGGCGTTACTCTGCCTGTCGCCGCGTCACCCGCACCATCTACATGGGGTCTGCGCCCACCCTGCGCGCCGCCAATCGCGGCTTAGACGATCGCCGCATCAAGCTGGGCTGTGTGCAACCGGGGGAAAGTGTGGCCACCTTTGGCGATGCCCTGCGCCGGCTCACCGATCAGGCCACCTACCTCTACGTCGATGAGAGCAAGCGCTACTGGGTGTCCACCCAGCCCAATGTCAACCGCACCGCCCAAGAACGGGCAGAACAACTGTTGCGCGATCGCCACCCCATCTGGGAAGAAATCATCAAACGCCTCAAGTCCGATAAAAACCGGGGCGAGTTCAGCGCTGTTCATGTTGCACCGGACTCCACCGCCGACATTCCCGATGATCCCACCCCAGGCGTTCGCCTGGTCGTCCTTGCTCCCCAACATCTCCATAGCAAAGGCACTCCCGACAGCCCCGCCCGCCAGTGGGTAGCGCAAGCCCTCAATCAACGGGGCAGCAGCCCTCGCTATTACAAAAATACCCTGCTATTCCTGGCACCGGATAAAACCAAACTGGAAAACCTAGAACGCAGCACCGCTCAATACCTAGCATGGCAAGCGATCGTAGCTGAAAAAGAAGCACTGAACCTAGATGTTTTCCAAAGTAACCAAGCCACCACCAAACTCAAGCAGTCCAACCAGGATGTTGAGAATCTCCTCCGGGATACCTATCAATGGCTTCTCGTTCCCTATCAACCCGATGCCCAGGGCACCATTGAGTGGAAGGAAACCCGACTGCAAGGACAAGACTCTCCCATTTTGCAAGCCAGCCGCAAAGCCACTCATGAAGGCGACCTGCTGCCAGCCTACTCCGCCACCAACCTGCGCCTCGAAGCTCTAGATAGATTTCTCTGGCGAGACACGCATCACATCGATCTCAAACGACTTTGGGAATATCTCACCCAGTACCTTTATCTGCCTCGCCTAAAAGACCAAAGCGTCCTACTGCAAGCCGTTCGCGATGGCGTCGCTTCCTGGGCCGATAACTTCGCCTATGCCGAAGGCTTTGATGAGACAAAAGGAAAGTATCTTGGTCTGCGCGTGGCAACGGGCATCAGTCCCAGCATTAGTCCCCAAAATCTGCTGGTCAAGCCAGAGGTCGCTCAACAACAGTTGGATAGAGAGAGAAGAGAGGGTAGAGAACAGGGAAGAGAGGATAGAGAACGGGGCAATAAGCCGACTGTTCCCGCTTCCCTCACTCCTCCCCCCTCCCCCCTCACTCCTCTTCCCTCTCCCCCAAGCCTACGGCGATTTTATGGAAACGTGGAAATTGATGCGATGCGAATTAACCGAGATGCTTCGACGATCGCCGACGAGGTGATTCAACATCTTACTGCGTTGAATGGCGCAACCGTCAAAATTACTCTGGAGATTGAGGCGGAAATTCCTGAAGGAGTCCCTGACGATGTAGCGCGGACTGTCATGGAGAATTGCCGGACGCTCAAGTTCAAGAGTCAATCATTTGAGCAAGGTTGA
- a CDS encoding PLP-dependent transferase, with protein sequence MHFETLAIHAGRHLDPSTGAVIPPIHLSTTFWRDPLRTLAGASLPDYTYTRESNPTRVALEEALARLEGGSAAALFASGSAATLAVLQTLSSGDQVLLPQDVYYGTFKSALKGRDLWVCLGWIPLEIAATGSRFWSTIGSYDKTHPQLQLQHCPPHSLAQPTGSLSPGDSGDC encoded by the coding sequence ATGCACTTTGAAACCCTGGCCATCCATGCCGGACGGCACCTGGATCCCAGCACCGGCGCAGTGATTCCGCCCATTCACCTCTCCACCACCTTCTGGCGGGATCCCTTGCGAACCCTCGCAGGTGCATCCTTGCCCGACTACACCTACACCCGCGAAAGCAACCCCACCCGTGTTGCCCTTGAAGAGGCCCTGGCTCGGTTGGAAGGAGGATCTGCAGCCGCTTTGTTTGCCTCCGGCTCGGCGGCTACGTTGGCGGTACTGCAAACACTGTCCAGCGGAGATCAGGTGTTGCTACCGCAGGATGTCTATTACGGCACCTTCAAATCCGCCCTCAAGGGGAGAGACCTCTGGGTATGCTTGGGTTGGATCCCTCTGGAGATCGCTGCAACCGGATCCAGATTCTGGTCTACTATAGGGAGCTATGACAAAACTCACCCCCAGCTCCAGCTACAGCATTGCCCTCCGCATTCGCTTGCCCAACCAACCGGGAGCCTTAGCCCGGGTGACTCAGGCGATTGCTGA
- a CDS encoding ABC transporter ATP-binding protein, with product MTNTAAAAAEAALLTVEGLRVLLPSRTARASGTESWGSPVVDGLSFQLQAGQTLGLVGESGSGKTMTALTLMGLLPPQAQVEGHVYFQGPQGRVDWLALDPRQRRRYRGSQIAMIFQEPSTALNPLYTCGQQLRETLQANTSLTPGEIRSRAVQLFEEVQLSPQLLERYPHQLSGGQIQRVAIACAIASNPKLLIADEPTTALDVTVQAEILRLLANLQQQRQMAILFITHDLSLVAELADQVIVMYRGQAVEQASVEQVFRDPRHPYTRGLLACRPVLERRLRRLPTLQDFQVEETQEQPGSLSIEHQWRQVEITAAEEEERLQRLQSQQPLLQVRELRTHYAVRQGLFRRQVGELRAVDGISFDLYPGETLGLVGESGCGKTTLGRTLLRLIRASSGQVLYDGDEWLRLPPQRLRRLRREIQLIFQDPVASLDPRMTVGESVMEPMWLHRIGANSAERRKRAEQLFQRVGLDPESLNRMPHQFSGGQRQRICIARALASEPRLIICDEAVSSLDVSVQAQVLNLLKDLQEELGLTYLFISHDLSVVKFMSDRIMVMNRGRIEEIGPASQIYQYPQQDYTRRLIAAIPKGDPKRRTHLPQTG from the coding sequence ATGACCAATACCGCTGCTGCTGCTGCCGAGGCTGCTCTGCTGACTGTCGAAGGGTTACGGGTTCTCTTGCCCAGCCGTACAGCTCGGGCCAGCGGGACGGAGTCCTGGGGATCCCCAGTGGTGGATGGACTGTCGTTTCAACTGCAAGCTGGCCAAACCCTAGGCCTTGTTGGGGAGTCCGGCTCCGGCAAAACCATGACCGCCCTCACCCTCATGGGTCTTTTGCCCCCTCAAGCTCAGGTGGAAGGCCACGTGTACTTTCAAGGCCCGCAGGGTCGTGTAGATTGGCTGGCCTTGGATCCCCGGCAACGGCGGCGCTATCGCGGATCCCAAATCGCCATGATCTTCCAGGAGCCGAGTACCGCCCTCAACCCCCTCTATACCTGTGGCCAACAGTTGCGAGAAACCCTGCAGGCCAACACGTCCCTAACCCCAGGGGAAATTCGCTCCCGAGCTGTGCAGCTTTTTGAAGAGGTGCAACTTTCCCCACAGCTGCTGGAGCGCTACCCGCATCAACTCTCGGGCGGGCAAATTCAGCGAGTGGCCATCGCCTGTGCCATCGCCTCCAACCCCAAATTGCTGATTGCCGATGAGCCGACCACGGCTCTGGATGTAACCGTCCAGGCGGAGATCTTGCGCCTGCTGGCCAACCTGCAACAGCAACGACAGATGGCCATTTTGTTCATCACCCACGACCTGAGTTTGGTGGCAGAGCTGGCGGATCAGGTGATAGTGATGTATCGCGGCCAGGCGGTGGAACAAGCCAGCGTCGAGCAGGTGTTTCGGGATCCCCGGCATCCCTATACCCGCGGTTTGTTGGCCTGTCGCCCGGTGTTGGAGCGGCGGTTGCGGCGGCTGCCAACTTTGCAGGATTTTCAGGTGGAGGAGACGCAAGAGCAACCGGGATCCCTGTCGATTGAGCACCAGTGGCGGCAGGTGGAGATTACAGCGGCAGAAGAGGAAGAGCGGCTGCAGCGATTACAGAGTCAGCAGCCTCTCCTGCAAGTGCGCGAGCTAAGAACCCACTATGCCGTGCGGCAAGGACTGTTTCGTCGTCAGGTGGGGGAACTGCGGGCGGTGGATGGGATCAGCTTTGATCTGTATCCGGGAGAAACCCTGGGCTTGGTGGGGGAATCCGGCTGCGGCAAAACCACGCTGGGTCGGACTTTGTTGCGCCTGATCCGAGCCAGTTCCGGCCAGGTCCTCTACGACGGCGATGAGTGGCTCCGCCTGCCACCCCAACGCTTACGCCGGTTACGCCGGGAGATCCAACTGATTTTTCAAGATCCAGTAGCCTCTCTGGATCCGCGCATGACGGTAGGGGAAAGCGTTATGGAGCCGATGTGGCTCCATCGAATTGGGGCCAATTCTGCAGAGCGGCGGAAACGGGCCGAACAGTTGTTTCAGCGGGTAGGGTTGGATCCCGAATCCCTCAATCGCATGCCCCATCAGTTCTCCGGTGGACAACGGCAGCGTATTTGTATTGCTCGGGCCTTGGCCTCTGAGCCGCGCTTGATCATCTGTGATGAGGCTGTCTCCTCCCTAGATGTCTCGGTACAGGCGCAGGTGTTGAATTTGCTCAAAGATCTGCAGGAGGAACTGGGGCTCACTTATCTGTTCATTTCCCACGATCTGAGCGTGGTCAAGTTCATGAGCGACCGCATCATGGTGATGAATCGGGGCCGGATCGAGGAAATCGGCCCGGCCAGCCAGATCTACCAGTATCCGCAGCAGGACTATACCCGCCGCCTTATCGCCGCCATTCCCAAAGGGGATCCGAAAAGACGAACCCACTTACCCCAAACCGGATGA
- a CDS encoding ABC transporter ATP-binding protein produces MARLLEVRRLETRFYTQDGVVHAVNGPSFHVDEGETLGIVGESGSGKSISMLSVMRLIPTPPGKITGGEVLFAGQDLLKLKESEMRRIRGNRIAMIFQDPMTSLNPVLRVSRQITESLQLHLGMSADQARQRAIELLRMVGIPAAAERVDNYPHQFSGGMRQRVMIAMGLSCRPQLLIADEPTTALDVTIQAQIVELIKALRDEIGMAIIWITHDLAFLAGIADRILVMYGGQIMEEAPLHQLYKNPRHPYTIGLLQSIPRLDERRHEKLQPIEGMPPDLVNYPQGCPFAARCRFVIDRCWSEDPELEPVGPAHKVACWVKPEGKEHLLSAAMANEESGSLGRTVNG; encoded by the coding sequence ATGGCGCGATTGTTAGAAGTACGGCGGCTGGAGACACGGTTTTATACCCAAGATGGGGTGGTACATGCCGTCAATGGCCCCAGCTTTCATGTTGACGAAGGGGAAACCCTTGGCATTGTCGGGGAATCTGGCTCCGGCAAAAGCATCAGTATGCTCTCGGTCATGCGCTTGATCCCCACGCCTCCCGGCAAAATTACAGGGGGTGAAGTGCTGTTTGCGGGCCAAGACCTGCTCAAGTTGAAAGAATCGGAAATGCGGCGCATTCGGGGCAACCGAATCGCCATGATCTTTCAGGATCCCATGACCTCCTTGAACCCTGTCCTACGGGTGAGCCGGCAAATTACCGAATCCTTGCAGTTACACCTGGGCATGAGCGCCGATCAAGCACGGCAACGGGCCATTGAATTGTTACGAATGGTCGGGATCCCGGCAGCAGCCGAACGGGTGGACAACTACCCCCACCAGTTTTCGGGCGGGATGCGGCAGCGGGTGATGATCGCCATGGGCTTGTCCTGCCGCCCGCAGTTGTTGATTGCCGATGAACCGACCACCGCTTTGGATGTGACGATCCAGGCCCAGATCGTGGAGCTGATCAAAGCGCTGCGGGATGAGATTGGCATGGCGATCATTTGGATTACTCACGATTTGGCCTTCTTGGCCGGTATTGCCGATCGGATCTTGGTCATGTACGGGGGCCAGATTATGGAGGAAGCCCCCCTGCATCAGCTTTACAAAAATCCCCGCCACCCCTACACCATCGGCCTATTGCAGAGCATTCCGCGCCTGGATGAACGTCGTCACGAGAAGCTGCAACCTATTGAAGGCATGCCGCCGGATTTGGTCAATTATCCGCAGGGGTGTCCGTTTGCGGCCCGCTGTCGTTTTGTGATTGACCGTTGCTGGAGCGAAGATCCAGAGCTAGAGCCGGTTGGCCCTGCTCATAAGGTGGCCTGCTGGGTGAAACCGGAGGGGAAAGAGCACCTTTTGTCCGCTGCCATGGCTAACGAGGAGAGCGGATCGTTGGGGAGGACAGTCAATGGTTAA